One genomic segment of bacterium includes these proteins:
- a CDS encoding energy transducer TonB: protein MKIRNAAFMLIFAYATLACTVHSEAAARTWTLSELDTLSSREWLWIDKKYNEPISEYYTETEAPDKLPVRSRYIAPKYPKQASKAGAEGSVWVKILIDEKGKVRAARILEDSGTDVGFEDAALAAAIKSKWKPAIKNGNPISIWVSFESAFYLNITDDGQPVRQIDQWNWSAIPPEVPLYLGSNWQKQVTDDFPGLDEFVGIEKAPEMVKPKLIKYPESARKRGVQGSVWVKVLVDRSGNVAQATVAKESGCDCGFEESALWAAINTKWKPAMQDNQPIALWITYEITFVLRH, encoded by the coding sequence ATGAAGATTCGGAACGCGGCCTTCATGTTAATCTTTGCATACGCCACGCTTGCTTGTACTGTGCATTCAGAAGCCGCTGCCCGCACCTGGACACTTTCGGAACTCGACACGCTTTCGAGTCGCGAATGGCTTTGGATCGACAAGAAATACAACGAACCTATCTCGGAGTATTACACTGAAACCGAAGCTCCCGACAAACTTCCAGTACGATCTCGCTATATTGCTCCGAAATATCCGAAGCAGGCGTCAAAAGCTGGCGCAGAAGGTTCGGTCTGGGTAAAGATACTCATCGACGAAAAAGGGAAAGTAAGAGCTGCTCGCATTCTGGAAGATTCCGGTACCGACGTCGGATTTGAAGATGCCGCATTGGCAGCAGCGATTAAGTCGAAGTGGAAACCGGCCATCAAAAATGGCAATCCTATCTCAATCTGGGTCTCATTTGAATCAGCCTTCTACTTGAACATCACTGATGACGGACAACCGGTCCGACAAATCGATCAGTGGAATTGGTCGGCAATTCCGCCCGAAGTGCCCCTCTATCTAGGGTCCAATTGGCAAAAACAAGTTACTGACGACTTTCCTGGTTTGGATGAATTTGTCGGTATTGAGAAAGCACCAGAGATGGTGAAGCCAAAACTAATCAAGTATCCTGAAAGCGCACGAAAGCGGGGGGTGCAAGGAAGCGTTTGGGTAAAGGTCTTGGTCGACCGCAGTGGAAATGTCGCGCAGGCAACGGTCGCGAAGGAGTCGGGATGCGACTGCGGCTTTGAGGAAAGTGCGCTCTGGGCAGCGATCAACACGAAATGGAAACCGGCGATGCAAGACAATCAACCCATAGCGCTCTGGATAACTTATGAAATCACGTTCGTTTTGAGGCACTAG
- a CDS encoding metallophosphoesterase, producing MRISFFVFIAIASLIVASAHAGIFFSFVKFFQIGSGPLRKVLLGAMLPLAFSFIITSMLVHTHENVITRFFYIISAGWLGIFLYLTMATVVCWVVFLVVKAIGVNVSAVWLTAPIYFVALLFSLYGFWNAANPVLKNVTVNIENLPERWKGRTIVQASDIHLGAINRSGFAQQVVNLINSANPDVVVITGDLFDGAGEDLSHLVEPLNQIQAPLGVYFITGNHETYVGLQKSFDALQSTKVRMLRDEIVDLDGVQLVGIDYLTIGSPEKLDSIVAQINPAQPSVVLFHEPRFVEVMKKAGVNLQLAGHTHRGQMWPFNYITKRVYNGLDYGLYTDGSYNLYTSCGAGTWGPPLRSGNRPEVVGITLQQINCLKLESL from the coding sequence ATGAGAATCAGTTTCTTTGTATTTATCGCTATCGCTTCGCTGATTGTCGCCTCCGCCCACGCAGGAATATTCTTTTCATTCGTCAAGTTTTTCCAAATCGGATCGGGTCCACTGCGCAAAGTTCTTCTTGGCGCAATGCTGCCGCTGGCATTCAGCTTCATCATCACATCAATGCTCGTCCACACTCACGAAAATGTCATCACTCGGTTCTTCTACATCATCTCAGCCGGCTGGCTCGGCATTTTTCTGTATCTGACGATGGCGACTGTTGTGTGTTGGGTTGTGTTTCTTGTCGTGAAGGCAATTGGAGTCAATGTCAGTGCGGTGTGGCTGACGGCGCCGATTTACTTTGTCGCACTGCTGTTCTCGCTCTACGGATTTTGGAATGCGGCGAATCCGGTGTTGAAGAATGTCACGGTCAATATCGAGAATCTTCCGGAGCGATGGAAGGGCCGCACGATCGTGCAGGCTTCGGATATTCATCTCGGCGCAATCAATCGCTCCGGTTTTGCTCAGCAAGTCGTCAATCTGATCAACAGCGCCAATCCGGATGTTGTAGTAATTACCGGAGACTTGTTTGACGGCGCGGGTGAAGACTTGAGTCATCTGGTCGAGCCGCTGAATCAGATTCAGGCGCCGCTGGGAGTGTATTTCATCACGGGAAATCACGAAACATATGTGGGATTGCAGAAATCGTTTGATGCCCTGCAAAGCACAAAGGTGCGGATGCTTCGCGATGAGATTGTCGATCTCGATGGCGTGCAGTTGGTGGGGATCGACTATCTCACAATCGGAAGTCCTGAAAAGCTGGACTCGATCGTGGCGCAGATTAATCCGGCACAGCCGAGCGTCGTGCTCTTTCACGAGCCGCGTTTTGTCGAGGTCATGAAGAAGGCGGGTGTCAATCTGCAGTTGGCGGGGCATACACATCGCGGGCAGATGTGGCCGTTCAACTACATCACGAAGCGCGTTTACAATGGCCTCGATTATGGGCTGTACACTGATGGAAGCTACAATCTCTATACTTCGTGTGGTGCCGGTACCTGGGGACCGCCGCTGCGGTCGGGCAATCGACCGGAGGTGGTGGGGATAACGCTACAACAGATTAACTGTCTCAAACTTGAAAGCTTGTGA
- a CDS encoding RNA-binding protein yields MNIFVGNLSRQATEEDLRQAFSSFGNVAKATIIKDKFSGEPRGFGFVEMATKEEAMAAIAGMNGKELLGRTLNVNEARPREAGGGGGGSRGGGGGGDRRGGGGGRGGFGERRDYGGGRRNG; encoded by the coding sequence ATGAACATCTTTGTAGGCAATCTGTCACGTCAGGCAACGGAAGAGGATCTTCGTCAGGCGTTTTCGAGCTTCGGCAATGTAGCCAAGGCCACCATCATTAAAGACAAGTTCTCGGGCGAACCCCGTGGATTCGGCTTTGTTGAAATGGCGACCAAAGAGGAAGCAATGGCTGCTATCGCCGGAATGAACGGCAAGGAACTGCTTGGTCGTACCCTCAACGTCAACGAAGCCCGTCCGCGTGAAGCGGGTGGCGGCGGCGGCGGTTCTCGTGGTGGTGGCGGTGGTGGTGATCGTCGCGGTGGCGGCGGTGGCCGTGGTGGTTTCGGCGAGCGTCGCGATTACGGCGGCGGACGTCGCAACGGATAA
- a CDS encoding 4Fe-4S binding protein, translating into MPGVIIDKNYCKGCELCVKACPQGILSMSKDITLRGYFYALMHDPSRCIGCQLCAITCPDAAITVKMHGTRFVLYEY; encoded by the coding sequence ATGCCGGGCGTTATCATAGATAAGAACTATTGCAAAGGCTGTGAGCTTTGTGTCAAAGCCTGTCCACAGGGCATCCTGTCGATGTCCAAGGACATCACCTTGCGCGGCTACTTCTATGCCTTAATGCATGATCCCTCGCGTTGCATCGGCTGCCAATTGTGCGCCATCACTTGTCCTGATGCGGCGATAACCGTCAAGATGCACGGCACACGTTTTGTGCTGTACGAGTATTGA
- the vorB gene encoding 3-methyl-2-oxobutanoate dehydrogenase subunit VorB produces the protein MTRILMKGNEAIAEAAIRAGGIYYFAYPITPQSEVGEYLAKRLPEVGGVFVQAESEVAVGNMLFGAASTGKRIFTSSSSPGVSLMQEAISYMAGAQLPVVIINIMRGGPGLGGILPAQSDYFQSTKGGGHGDYRLLVLAPASVQEAVDLTMLGFHLADKYRNPVLVIGDGMIGQMMEPVEFPDKYEEPELPAKDWAITGAKGRKPLITKSLFLDPYALEQNNIVLHAKYEQMKAEEIRFELYKVSNKNRMLVVSYGTMARICQTVIDDLEREGVSIGLLRPISLWPFPEMQIRTEAAKANIERVLTVEMSMGQMVEDVDKAVQGKKPVDFFGRTGGIVPAPEEVRERILQLLDGKTAK, from the coding sequence ATGACGCGAATTCTAATGAAAGGCAATGAAGCCATCGCCGAAGCTGCGATCCGCGCCGGCGGTATATATTACTTCGCCTATCCGATAACTCCTCAGAGCGAAGTCGGCGAGTATCTGGCAAAACGTCTTCCCGAAGTCGGCGGCGTGTTTGTCCAGGCTGAATCCGAAGTCGCAGTCGGCAACATGCTCTTCGGAGCGGCGTCTACCGGCAAGCGTATCTTCACATCGTCATCGAGCCCCGGTGTTAGTTTGATGCAAGAGGCAATTTCCTACATGGCTGGAGCGCAACTGCCGGTCGTTATCATTAACATCATGCGTGGTGGTCCGGGTCTCGGCGGCATTCTTCCTGCACAGTCGGATTATTTCCAGTCGACCAAAGGTGGCGGTCACGGCGACTATCGTCTGCTTGTTCTCGCTCCTGCCAGCGTCCAGGAAGCCGTCGATCTGACTATGCTTGGATTCCATCTTGCCGACAAGTACCGCAATCCGGTGCTGGTGATCGGCGACGGCATGATCGGTCAAATGATGGAACCGGTCGAGTTCCCCGACAAGTACGAAGAACCGGAATTGCCTGCCAAGGATTGGGCAATCACCGGCGCCAAGGGCCGCAAACCGCTGATCACAAAATCGTTGTTCCTTGATCCTTATGCGCTCGAACAGAACAACATCGTGCTTCACGCGAAGTACGAACAGATGAAAGCCGAAGAGATTCGCTTTGAACTATACAAGGTTTCCAATAAGAACCGCATGCTCGTCGTCTCCTACGGCACCATGGCACGTATCTGCCAGACCGTAATTGATGACCTCGAACGCGAGGGAGTCAGCATTGGCTTGCTTCGTCCAATCTCGCTTTGGCCTTTCCCAGAGATGCAAATCCGCACCGAGGCTGCCAAAGCCAACATCGAGCGAGTACTGACAGTCGAGATGAGCATGGGACAAATGGTTGAAGACGTTGACAAAGCCGTCCAGGGCAAGAAGCCGGTCGACTTCTTTGGCAGAACCGGCGGTATCGTTCCGGCTCCGGAAGAAGTCCGCGAGCGAATCCTGCAACTTCTTGACGGCAAGACTGCGAAGTGA
- a CDS encoding 2-oxoglutarate oxidoreductase, translating to MNNVQDNATTTTFARPQAFSDVVTHYCPGCTHGIIHRMVAEVIDELQIRERTVGVAPVGCSVLIYNYFNVDFLESPHGRAPALATGLKRVSPELIVFTYQGDGDLASIGLSEIVHAANRGEKFTTIFVNNAIYGMTGGQMAPTTMPGQVTATSPYGRNVEEVGWPMRMCELLSTLRTPGYIERVAVHTPQNIVRTKKAIRTAFQNQIDGRCFSLIEVLSTCPTNWGLTPCESTKWVQTNMSPYYPLGVFKKPEPRIEV from the coding sequence ATGAATAATGTCCAGGACAACGCGACGACAACGACCTTTGCTCGCCCCCAAGCATTCAGCGATGTCGTCACACACTACTGCCCCGGTTGCACCCATGGAATCATCCATCGCATGGTTGCCGAGGTAATCGACGAACTGCAAATTCGCGAACGCACTGTGGGCGTTGCGCCGGTTGGATGTTCGGTTCTGATATACAACTACTTCAATGTCGATTTCCTCGAATCGCCACACGGTCGCGCCCCCGCACTGGCAACAGGGCTCAAACGCGTAAGCCCGGAATTGATAGTATTCACATATCAGGGCGACGGCGACTTAGCTTCCATCGGACTGAGCGAAATCGTACATGCCGCAAACCGTGGCGAGAAGTTCACTACCATCTTCGTTAACAACGCCATTTACGGTATGACCGGCGGCCAAATGGCGCCGACAACCATGCCGGGACAAGTAACAGCGACTTCGCCATACGGCCGCAACGTCGAAGAGGTCGGTTGGCCGATGAGAATGTGCGAACTGCTCTCGACCTTGCGCACACCCGGTTACATCGAACGCGTCGCGGTACACACACCGCAAAATATTGTCCGCACCAAGAAGGCAATTCGAACAGCATTCCAGAATCAAATTGATGGACGCTGTTTCTCGCTCATCGAAGTTCTCTCCACCTGTCCGACTAACTGGGGTCTCACACCTTGCGAGTCGACGAAATGGGTGCAGACCAACATGTCGCCATATTATCCGCTTGGTGTCTTCAAGAAACCTGAACCAAGGATCGAGGTGTAA
- a CDS encoding 2-oxoacid:acceptor oxidoreductase family protein, translated as MTAGQLLAYAGIHEGKQVVWIPSYGPEMRGGTAYCTVVVSDSRIGSPIINTPQGLVVFNRPSLEKFAPRVKPGGIIIVNSSLIEITSNRTDITEILVPANEIALKAGSAKTVNMIMLGAFVGATGIIKYESLIHLVNEKMGKKKDLLAMNLQVVEEGYQFAKTALKSKVQA; from the coding sequence ATGACTGCAGGGCAACTGTTGGCTTATGCAGGAATTCACGAAGGCAAGCAAGTCGTTTGGATTCCTTCGTACGGTCCGGAAATGCGCGGCGGAACAGCTTATTGTACCGTCGTAGTGTCCGACAGCCGCATCGGTTCGCCGATTATCAACACGCCCCAGGGTTTGGTGGTATTCAATCGCCCTTCGCTTGAGAAATTCGCTCCCCGGGTCAAACCGGGAGGAATCATCATCGTTAACTCGTCATTGATTGAAATCACTTCCAACCGCACCGATATCACCGAGATTCTTGTTCCGGCCAATGAAATAGCGCTAAAAGCAGGCAGTGCCAAAACCGTCAACATGATTATGCTCGGCGCCTTTGTCGGCGCTACCGGAATCATCAAGTACGAGAGCCTGATTCATCTCGTCAACGAGAAGATGGGCAAGAAGAAAGATCTCCTCGCAATGAATCTGCAGGTCGTCGAAGAGGGCTATCAATTTGCCAAGACTGCGCTCAAATCCAAGGTGCAAGCATGA
- a CDS encoding NAD(P)H-dependent oxidoreductase subunit E, producing MNHDFTKLPDIFARHPQDASSLIMVLQDIQKEYRFLPCEALKETAVRLQVPLSKVFSVATFYNAFSLNPKGEKVVRICVGTACHIRGAKLIQDQIENELKIKAGQTTEDMKFSLEVVACVGACAMAPVVIVNEQYHGSVKVTGAKKLVKG from the coding sequence ATGAACCACGATTTTACCAAATTGCCCGATATCTTCGCCCGGCATCCGCAAGACGCGTCATCGCTAATAATGGTACTGCAGGACATTCAAAAGGAATATCGATTCCTTCCCTGCGAGGCTCTCAAGGAAACGGCTGTCAGATTACAGGTACCGCTAAGCAAGGTCTTCTCGGTTGCGACGTTCTACAATGCTTTCAGTCTGAATCCGAAAGGCGAGAAGGTCGTTCGCATCTGCGTCGGCACTGCCTGTCATATTCGCGGCGCGAAACTGATTCAGGATCAGATCGAGAATGAATTGAAAATCAAAGCTGGCCAGACTACAGAAGACATGAAATTCTCTCTCGAAGTCGTCGCCTGTGTCGGAGCCTGTGCAATGGCTCCGGTCGTGATTGTCAATGAGCAGTATCACGGCTCGGTCAAAGTTACTGGCGCTAAGAAGTTGGTGAAGGGATAA